One genomic segment of Candidatus Poribacteria bacterium includes these proteins:
- the pyrB gene encoding aspartate carbamoyltransferase — translation MRHLVTLDDLSNFEIEQIFRLAGGMQSQLETWAGISRSKLLATLFYEPSTRTRLSFESAMERLNGGTLGFADPSATSTAKGETLADTARMVTNYADIIVVRHNWAGAARVMAQYAHIPVINGGDGSHTHPTQALADLYTIIRRKSKVEGLTVGICGDLQFGRAAHSFALAVARFGGQLVHIAPKPLQMPPWVLAQLEQCHGQIPLEVENITDVIERLDVIYVNRLQEERLPANMDPAAVRGSYLLNAEVMKNAKPDAMIMHPLPRVNELAYELDDDPRAAYFEQSANAVPVRMALIASLMGLEQLILTQPPKRDIGTSTRTCKNANCVTNYETYLTPERETFNDDVTLDACAYCGNLLSSGDQI, via the coding sequence ATGAGGCATCTGGTAACACTCGACGATTTGTCGAATTTTGAGATTGAACAGATTTTTCGACTGGCAGGAGGCATGCAGTCGCAACTGGAGACATGGGCAGGCATCAGCAGGAGCAAATTGCTCGCGACGCTCTTCTATGAACCGAGTACACGGACCCGGCTTTCGTTTGAAAGTGCGATGGAACGGCTCAATGGCGGCACTCTCGGCTTCGCTGACCCAAGCGCAACTTCCACAGCTAAAGGCGAAACCCTCGCCGACACTGCGCGGATGGTGACGAATTATGCCGACATCATTGTGGTGCGGCACAATTGGGCGGGTGCAGCACGTGTTATGGCACAATACGCACACATCCCCGTCATCAACGGCGGTGATGGAAGCCATACACACCCAACACAAGCACTCGCGGATCTGTATACCATTATACGGCGGAAGTCAAAAGTAGAAGGGTTAACCGTCGGTATCTGCGGCGATCTCCAGTTTGGACGGGCGGCACACTCTTTCGCTTTGGCGGTTGCGAGATTCGGTGGGCAACTGGTTCACATCGCGCCGAAACCACTACAGATGCCGCCGTGGGTACTCGCGCAGCTGGAACAGTGCCACGGACAGATACCGCTTGAAGTAGAGAATATCACAGACGTGATTGAAAGGCTGGACGTTATCTATGTGAATCGGCTTCAGGAGGAACGACTGCCAGCAAACATGGATCCAGCCGCTGTGCGCGGTAGTTATCTGCTAAATGCAGAAGTCATGAAAAACGCGAAGCCAGACGCGATGATTATGCATCCGCTCCCGCGCGTCAATGAACTTGCCTACGAATTAGACGACGATCCACGTGCTGCTTACTTCGAGCAATCCGCCAATGCAGTACCTGTTCGGATGGCACTTATCGCCAGCCTCATGGGATTGGAACAACTCATCTTGACCCAACCCCCGAAACGAGACATTGGTACTTCTACACGGACGTGTAAAAACGCAAATTGCGTTACGAACTATGAGACCTACTTAACGCCAGAGCGTGAAACGTTCAATGATGATGTCACATTAGACGCTTGCGCGTATTGTGGGAACCTACTTTCATCAGGCGACCAAATCTAA
- a CDS encoding dihydroorotate dehydrogenase: protein MDTTDLPLSVNIGGIQMRNPVMTASGTFGYGSEYVDFVDLNQLGAVVVKGITSVPWPGNPMQRIMETPSGMLNAIGLQNVGVDGFISEKLPYLRDFDVPIIVNVCGKTVEEYLTVIEKLNTADGVTGVELNISCPNLDCGGMSFGVDATLAHQLVTEVRAKTDLPLLVKLSPNVTDISIIARAVEDAGANALSAINTLLGMAINAETRKPELANVTGGLSGPAIKPVALRLVWEVYKSVSIPIVGMGGIMTATDAVEFFIAGASAVAIGTANFVNPHASIEVVKGIHTYLKHANMRSMKELVGSLQINS from the coding sequence ATGGACACAACAGACTTACCACTCAGTGTGAATATCGGCGGGATACAGATGCGCAATCCCGTCATGACGGCATCTGGCACCTTCGGCTACGGCAGTGAATACGTGGATTTCGTGGATCTGAACCAACTCGGGGCGGTTGTCGTTAAAGGCATCACAAGCGTGCCGTGGCCCGGCAATCCGATGCAACGCATCATGGAAACGCCCTCAGGTATGCTCAATGCGATTGGACTTCAAAACGTCGGCGTAGACGGTTTTATTTCGGAGAAGTTGCCCTACCTCCGTGATTTTGATGTGCCGATAATTGTCAACGTCTGTGGCAAAACAGTCGAAGAATACCTGACGGTGATTGAGAAACTCAATACAGCAGACGGTGTCACTGGGGTGGAACTCAACATCTCCTGTCCGAATTTAGATTGCGGCGGTATGAGTTTCGGCGTTGATGCAACGTTGGCACATCAACTCGTCACAGAGGTCCGCGCAAAGACAGACTTACCACTCTTGGTGAAACTCTCCCCAAACGTTACAGATATTAGCATTATTGCGCGTGCCGTTGAGGATGCGGGTGCGAACGCGCTTTCCGCCATCAACACGCTCCTCGGTATGGCGATTAACGCCGAAACACGGAAACCGGAACTTGCGAACGTGACAGGTGGACTCTCCGGTCCCGCGATAAAGCCGGTGGCATTACGATTGGTTTGGGAGGTTTACAAGAGTGTCTCAATTCCGATCGTTGGAATGGGTGGCATTATGACCGCGACAGATGCTGTGGAATTCTTCATTGCCGGAGCATCTGCTGTAGCAATCGGGACAGCGAACTTCGTCAATCCACACGCATCAATAGAAGTGGTAAAAGGCATTCACACCTATCTCAAACACGCAAATATGAGGTCAATGAAAGAATTGGTTGGTAGTTTGCAGATTAATTCATAA
- a CDS encoding M50 family metallopeptidase — protein sequence MLSIFKRYIALLLIFIAIGFLWNTLFVYPLKIFVVFMHEVSHGLAAIATGGRILEIQINPQQGGHALTQGGSRFWTLTAGYLGSLLWGGVILLLAARTRFDKAISILIGFGMVAISIGFGESTFTYLFGIGFGVALIAIGFYLPEAVNDWVLRIIGVTSCLYAILDIKSDVLDRSNLRSDARMLSEVTGIATEVWGALWILIAIALTIWFLYLSGKTSTAQQTSTEENTEEGSNL from the coding sequence ATGCTATCAATCTTTAAACGTTACATTGCACTACTCCTGATCTTCATAGCCATTGGGTTTTTATGGAACACGCTGTTCGTGTATCCGCTCAAAATTTTCGTTGTGTTCATGCATGAGGTAAGCCACGGGCTTGCGGCAATCGCAACGGGAGGTCGCATTCTCGAAATTCAGATTAACCCACAACAAGGCGGACACGCGCTCACACAAGGTGGCTCTCGGTTTTGGACATTAACAGCGGGCTATCTTGGCAGTCTGTTGTGGGGCGGTGTCATCCTACTTTTGGCAGCGAGAACACGTTTTGATAAAGCAATTAGTATCCTTATCGGCTTCGGTATGGTGGCTATCTCCATTGGCTTCGGCGAGAGTACATTTACCTATCTGTTCGGTATCGGCTTTGGCGTTGCGCTGATCGCCATCGGCTTTTATCTTCCAGAGGCTGTCAACGATTGGGTGTTACGTATTATCGGTGTGACGAGTTGTCTTTACGCGATCCTTGACATCAAGAGCGATGTCTTAGACAGATCGAACCTCCGTTCGGATGCGCGGATGCTATCGGAAGTGACAGGCATTGCGACTGAGGTTTGGGGTGCTTTGTGGATTCTCATCGCAATCGCGCTCACGATATGGTTTCTCTACCTCTCCGGGAAAACCTCGACTGCCCAACAAACATCTACCGAGGAAAACACCGAGGAAGGCTCTAATTTATAG